The following coding sequences are from one Geothrix sp. window:
- a CDS encoding haloacid dehalogenase type II: MPATPLLQDISACVFDAYGTLFDVGSVARGAQEELGDRWQALSDLWRGKQLQYTWLRGLSGQHADFWQVTGEALSFAMASLGLADPGLHQRLMDLYLRISAYSEVPATLAGLQAKGVRLAILSNGTPAMLAAAVANAGLGSRFEALLSVEEVGVFKPHPRVYHLASQRLNLPMGQLCFLSANGWDAWSAKACGMKVLWCNRTGQMPERLPAAPDGELRDLSGLPGAIGY; the protein is encoded by the coding sequence ATGCCCGCCACCCCCCTCCTTCAGGACATCTCGGCCTGCGTCTTCGACGCCTACGGCACCCTGTTCGACGTCGGCAGCGTGGCCCGCGGTGCGCAGGAGGAACTGGGCGACCGCTGGCAGGCCCTCTCGGACCTCTGGCGCGGCAAGCAGCTCCAGTACACCTGGCTGAGAGGCCTGTCGGGCCAGCACGCCGACTTCTGGCAGGTCACCGGGGAGGCCCTGTCCTTTGCCATGGCCAGCCTGGGTCTGGCCGACCCGGGGCTGCACCAGCGCCTCATGGACCTCTACCTTCGCATCTCCGCCTACTCAGAGGTGCCCGCCACGCTGGCAGGCCTCCAGGCCAAGGGTGTGCGCCTCGCCATCCTCTCCAACGGGACGCCGGCGATGCTCGCCGCAGCGGTGGCGAATGCCGGCCTCGGATCCCGGTTCGAGGCCCTTCTCTCGGTGGAGGAAGTCGGCGTGTTCAAGCCGCATCCGCGCGTGTACCACCTCGCCTCACAGCGGCTGAACCTGCCGATGGGGCAGCTCTGCTTCCTCTCTGCCAACGGCTGGGATGCCTGGTCCGCCAAGGCCTGCGGCATGAAGGTCCTCTGGTGCAACCGCACCGGCCAGATGCCGGAACGCCTTCCCGCAGCCCCGGACGGCGAACTGCGGGACCTTTCCGGGTTGCCCGGGGCGATTGGGTACTGA
- a CDS encoding P-II family nitrogen regulator, translating into MKMIIAIIRPDKFEAVQAALVAKDIYLMTVSDVRGCGTQKGYAEQFRGNKIGLVRLLPKVKLEIAVNEEFVKPAVEAIMSAAKSEPSHLGDGKVFVLNLEDCYRVRTGETGGAAIGP; encoded by the coding sequence ATGAAAATGATCATCGCCATCATCCGCCCGGACAAGTTCGAAGCGGTGCAGGCCGCCCTGGTGGCCAAGGACATCTACCTGATGACCGTGTCCGACGTCCGCGGCTGCGGCACCCAGAAGGGCTACGCGGAACAGTTCCGGGGCAACAAGATCGGGCTCGTCCGGCTGCTCCCCAAGGTCAAGCTCGAGATCGCGGTCAACGAGGAGTTCGTCAAGCCCGCGGTGGAGGCCATCATGTCGGCCGCCAAGTCCGAGCCCAGCCACCTGGGCGATGGCAAGGTCTTCGTCCTGAACCTGGAGGACTGCTACCGGGTCCGCACGGGCGAAACCGGGGGTGCGGCCATCGGGCCCTGA
- the rfaE1 gene encoding D-glycero-beta-D-manno-heptose-7-phosphate kinase → MRLDRAQAESLLQRMEGRKVAVLGDVMLDEYLFGEVNRISPEAPVPVVRVLRERAVLGGAANVAANLKALGTEPLLIGTLQKDGAGDRVLGLLTGLGVSISGLVLDTSRPTIIKTRVIGQQQQMLRIDREDPGLPDAAVLLGLKDRLERALGSASALIVSDYAKGTINEPVMDVVRAQCAARDIPWIVDPKPAHKALYRGATLMTPNTKETSELTARDARSDMEVTIAGRALMAELDLKGLLVTRSERGMALFAPDAEHAAPWMIPTEAREVFDVSGAGDTVIAAFSAAIAAGADWREAAMLANAAAGVVVAKVGTATVTPSELLGHYHEQEAN, encoded by the coding sequence GTGAGACTGGACCGCGCCCAGGCCGAGTCCCTGCTCCAGCGCATGGAGGGCCGCAAGGTGGCCGTGCTGGGCGACGTGATGCTGGACGAGTACCTGTTCGGGGAGGTGAACCGCATCTCGCCCGAGGCGCCGGTGCCCGTGGTGCGGGTGCTGCGGGAGCGGGCGGTGCTGGGCGGCGCGGCCAACGTGGCCGCCAACCTCAAGGCCCTCGGGACGGAACCGCTGCTCATCGGGACGCTGCAGAAGGACGGGGCGGGGGACCGGGTGCTGGGCCTGCTGACGGGCCTGGGCGTGTCCATCTCGGGGCTGGTGCTGGATACCTCCCGTCCCACCATCATCAAGACCCGGGTCATCGGGCAGCAGCAGCAGATGCTCCGCATCGACCGGGAGGATCCGGGCCTGCCCGACGCCGCGGTGCTCCTGGGGCTGAAGGACCGCCTGGAGCGGGCGCTGGGTTCGGCGTCGGCGCTGATCGTCTCTGACTACGCCAAGGGCACCATCAACGAACCGGTGATGGACGTGGTCCGGGCCCAGTGCGCCGCGCGCGACATCCCCTGGATCGTGGATCCCAAGCCGGCCCACAAGGCCCTCTACCGGGGCGCGACCCTGATGACGCCCAACACCAAGGAAACCTCGGAGCTGACCGCGCGCGATGCGAGGTCGGACATGGAGGTGACCATCGCGGGCCGGGCCCTCATGGCCGAGCTGGACCTGAAGGGCCTGCTGGTGACCCGCAGCGAGCGGGGCATGGCCCTGTTCGCACCCGATGCGGAGCATGCGGCGCCCTGGATGATCCCCACGGAGGCCCGCGAGGTCTTCGACGTGAGCGGGGCCGGCGACACGGTCATCGCTGCCTTCAGCGCCGCCATCGCCGCCGGCGCCGATTGGCGCGAAGCCGCCATGCTCGCCAACGCCGCCGCCGGCGTGGTGGTGGCCAAGGTGGGCACCGCCACCGTCACGCCGAGCGAGCTCCTCGGCCACTACCACGAGCAGGAAGCGAACTAA
- a CDS encoding Trm112 family protein — protein sequence MPVDPRLLEILCCPACHGDLAEVADGLHCQACGLLYPIEDGIPVMLVDAAKKVGK from the coding sequence ATGCCCGTCGATCCCCGCCTCCTCGAGATCCTCTGCTGCCCGGCCTGTCATGGCGACCTGGCGGAAGTGGCGGATGGCCTGCACTGCCAGGCGTGCGGGCTGCTCTATCCCATCGAGGACGGCATCCCCGTGATGCTGGTCGATGCGGCGAAGAAGGTGGGCAAGTGA